Below is a window of Candidatus Methylomirabilota bacterium DNA.
CCCTCGTTGACCTTGCCCACGACATTGGCGGCGGGCACGCGGACATTCTCGAGGAAGACCTCGTTGAACTCGGCCTCGCCCGTGATCTGCCGCAGGGGCCGTATGGTGAGGCCGGGGGTCTTCATGTCGACGAGGATGAAGGTGATGCCCTTGTGCTTGGCGGCGTGGGGATCCGTCCGCACGAGGAAGAAGCCCCAGTCGGCCACATGCGCCATGCTCGTCCACACCTTCTGGCCATCGAGCACGTACGCATCGCCGTCGAGCACCGCGCGAGTCTGGAGATTGGCGAGGTCGCTGCCCGCGTTGGGCTCGGAGAAGCCCTGGCACCAGAGCTCGTCGGCATTCAGGATCTTGCCGAGGTGCCGGGCCTGCTGAGCGGGCGTGCCATGGCTCATCAGGGTGGGCCCGAGCATGGAGATACCGCCGCGATTCACCGGCTGAGGCGCCTCGGCACGCGACATCTCTTCGTAGAGAATGATCTGCTCCATGATCGAGGTGCCGCGCCCGCCGTACTCGGCCGGCCAGTCGATGCCGACATAGCCCGCCTTGTGGAGCACCCGCTGCCATTCGCGCAGCCGGTCGACCTCTCCGCGATCGGCCCGCGAGGCGGCGAAGGCGCGGCCCTTGAGGTCGGCGGGGACGTTCTCGGCCAGCCAGGCACGGGCCTCCGCGCGGAATCGCTGCTGCTCGGGGGTGAAGTCGAAGTCCATGGCATCCTCTCGGGCGCGCTAGACCTGGCCGGGATCGGGCCTGGACCTGACGCCGTTGATTTTCCACTGGCCGTTCTGCAAGACCAGCTCGTAGAGCGCCTCGATGCTCTTGCCATTTGACCCGCGGATCTTGAGCATCACGTAGACCGTCCCATCTGGGGCA
It encodes the following:
- a CDS encoding acyl-CoA dehydrogenase family protein — protein: MDFDFTPEQQRFRAEARAWLAENVPADLKGRAFAASRADRGEVDRLREWQRVLHKAGYVGIDWPAEYGGRGTSIMEQIILYEEMSRAEAPQPVNRGGISMLGPTLMSHGTPAQQARHLGKILNADELWCQGFSEPNAGSDLANLQTRAVLDGDAYVLDGQKVWTSMAHVADWGFFLVRTDPHAAKHKGITFILVDMKTPGLTIRPLRQITGEAEFNEVFLENVRVPAANVVGKVNEGWGVAITTLAHERDVLTMIRHISLRTALERLVALSKRTMKQGRPASKDPVLRQKIAGLQVAERCLQLDGYRSLTRILQGGHPGPEGSTSKLFWSQVDQELADVASEMLGPYSQIADPSPLAPDHGQWEFYTLLARGSGIRAGTSEILRNILGERVLGLPKD